In Natronincola ferrireducens, the DNA window CATGATCTTAGAAAGATCCCACTGGCAAGAAGTCGGAGAAATAATGGGAATTCGACTATGCAGTTATCTGTTGATTCAAAAGGCTTGCTAGTAAAAGCTAGACTTGATACAGAAGGAAATACTGAAGCCAAAAGTCTTTATAGTGCAGTTAGCCGAGGAGATATTGATGGTATGAGCTTTATATTTAAAATTGCTGATGCCAAATGGACAGATTTAGATTCTGATATGCCGACGAGGCACATTATAAAAATTCGCAAAGTATACGAAGTGGGCCCGGTAAATATGCCAGCTTACTCCGGTACAGATATAAATGCTCGTGACCAAGATGCATTGGATAATGCACTAATAGTATTGGAGAATGCTAGGTCTCAGGAGTTGGAGAACTCTAAAGGCGGGCAGTTAGAAGTATTAAAGTTAAAAGCGCAAATATTATTGAAAGGTTAAGGTGAATATCAATGAAAAAAAGATTATTAAAATTACTTCAAGCAAAGGAAGCAAGAAAAACAGAGTTAGGAACTAAAATTAATACTACAGAAGACGTTAAGGAGCTTAGAAGTATTAATACTGAACTTGAAACTATCAATGGTGAGATAGCAGAATTAAGAAGCATGATTGACTCTCTTCCAGATGAAAACGAGGGAGCAGAGAATAATCAAGAAAACAACCAGCAAGGAGAACAAAGAAATCAGCCTATAGGTGGAGTGAATGTTCTTGGAACATATGGGGTAGGACAGGCACAGCAAGAACAAAGAGCTGTAGGAAAATTTGATACACCAGAGTACAGGTCAGCTTTTATGGACTTCGTTCTAACTGGTAAAAAATCAGATAATCTTGAGCTTAGAGCAGATGCAACCACTGGAACTGGAGATATTGGAGCCGTAATTCCTACAACCATTCTTAATAAAATCATTGAAAAGATGAAAGACTATGGAATGATTTGGTCTAGGGTAACAAAGACCAATATCAAGGGTGGGGTAGAACTTCCAGTTGCAAGCGTAAAACCTACAGCAAATTGGATAGCAGAAGGTAATGTAGCAAGTAAACAAAAGAAAACTGTTACCGGCAAGGTAGTATTCGCCTATCATAAGTTACAAATTCGTGTTGCCGTTACCCTTGAAGCTGATACTGTTTCTTTATCAGTGTTTGAACAAACTGTTACTGACAACATCTATGAGGCTATGGTTATTGGCTTAGAAAAAGCAATTATTTCTGGAAGTGGAGAAGGTCAGCCATTAGGAATCACTAAAGATACGGAGATACCAGCAGCACAAAAAATTGAAGTTGCTGCAGATGAAATAACAAAGTATCAAGACTGGACTGCTTTACTTGCTAAGCTTCCACGTAAATACAGAAATAGAGCAGTTATTATCTTAAATGATCTAGATTGGAATAAATACATCGTGGGTATGGTAGATGGGCAAGGACAACCAGTAGCACGTACTACTTATGGGTTAGATGGTATTCAGCAAGAAAGATTCCTTGGTAAAGAGGTTATTCCTGTAGAAGATTACCTACCATCTATTGACGATGCAAATGCTGGTGAAGTAATTGGTATAGTATGCACCTTAAGCGACTACATTGTAAACAGCAATATGCAGATGACATTTAAGCGTTACTTCGATGAAAATACTGATGAGTGGATTAGTAAATCTACTATGATTTGCGATGGTAGGCTAGGAGATAAAAATGGTGTATTATTACTGACAAAGAAAGCAGCAGGTTAATAAAAGAATAGAGGGCGAAAGCCCTCTATTCTTTTAATGAGGTGGTGAAAACCTTGATTGTATCATTACAGGAAATAAAAGAGCACTTGAAGATTGAATATAATGAAGAAGATTCATATTTACAGATCTTAATACTAGCAGCTGAAAAGTTCATTCAAAATGCTACTGGTAAAACATTTAAAAGTAATCAATTAGCAAAAGTAATATGCATGATTATTGTTGCTGATTTATTTGAAAACAAGGGAATGACAGTTGATAAAATAGGAGAGAGCACAAGAGGGATAGTAGGTATGATGTTAACTCAATTAAATTATCATGATAAAGATAGCGAAGATGAAGCAGGTGAAGCATCGTGAAAATAGGA includes these proteins:
- a CDS encoding HK97 family phage prohead protease → MKKNKLPKNEDVAVRSYGIADFRANDEEKTIEGHAAVFEQKTNIGGYFYEVIERGAFDGTDFDDVLMCVNHDLRKIPLARSRRNNGNSTMQLSVDSKGLLVKARLDTEGNTEAKSLYSAVSRGDIDGMSFIFKIADAKWTDLDSDMPTRHIIKIRKVYEVGPVNMPAYSGTDINARDQDALDNALIVLENARSQELENSKGGQLEVLKLKAQILLKG
- a CDS encoding phage major capsid protein produces the protein MKKRLLKLLQAKEARKTELGTKINTTEDVKELRSINTELETINGEIAELRSMIDSLPDENEGAENNQENNQQGEQRNQPIGGVNVLGTYGVGQAQQEQRAVGKFDTPEYRSAFMDFVLTGKKSDNLELRADATTGTGDIGAVIPTTILNKIIEKMKDYGMIWSRVTKTNIKGGVELPVASVKPTANWIAEGNVASKQKKTVTGKVVFAYHKLQIRVAVTLEADTVSLSVFEQTVTDNIYEAMVIGLEKAIISGSGEGQPLGITKDTEIPAAQKIEVAADEITKYQDWTALLAKLPRKYRNRAVIILNDLDWNKYIVGMVDGQGQPVARTTYGLDGIQQERFLGKEVIPVEDYLPSIDDANAGEVIGIVCTLSDYIVNSNMQMTFKRYFDENTDEWISKSTMICDGRLGDKNGVLLLTKKAAG
- a CDS encoding head-tail connector protein, with the translated sequence MIVSLQEIKEHLKIEYNEEDSYLQILILAAEKFIQNATGKTFKSNQLAKVICMIIVADLFENKGMTVDKIGESTRGIVGMMLTQLNYHDKDSEDEAGEAS